A DNA window from Schistocerca gregaria isolate iqSchGreg1 chromosome 2, iqSchGreg1.2, whole genome shotgun sequence contains the following coding sequences:
- the LOC126336355 gene encoding ankyrin-3-like produces the protein MYANDCIRVLHATVRAGNLQHVTEMMAKGADVEGRDSYKVRPVHIAAERGHLDVLRALIARGCSVNAKASHPVFKEPERDVTPLHLATGIADPDVALALISAGANVNAKTSSGTSPLQLAAIQGHLSVVKALVSANANVNSEDSVKVTPLCAAVSQNFEDVAKFLVQNGAIVNARHSDGLTPLHIAAQYGYVNIAKLLLQNKAEINAKHEEGFTALHLAVENRHGAVSQLLINSGADVNARDKEGGTPLHNAAYSGYPIETVRLLIEKGASVNARDKAGRTPLHLAAESDFTEAVSILIRNKAYVNVIGDQMTPLHGAACKGNLDSIKILIASGAVVDRRTHRQNTPLHFAAYFWHAEVVKYLLEQGADVNATDGINWTPLHFAGEESSTQIPFRNSRHKGVEAQDSKLNTMKALIEYGADVNAKGTNYDDTPLHVAVRNGDTASARCLLQNGAYYDAKYRFASGNVTASEMAATRRNENVNNLLCATEKLFKAVKSAKCTEIEKCVKEAPVNSGSIKYGTPLMYACWKGHLALFNVLLKNGASINLSNSNGITPLHYAAKFGHHEILCILLQHGAVYNARTKTGKKTPLNFAQEEGKQEVTDTLKLIERLFTRIGRKDNTVLKELNGLKNNKYAEFLAIINCKNANEETLTQIASKNGYEELCKLFSDL, from the coding sequence ATGTACGCTAACGATTGCATAAGAGTACTCCACGCTACGGTAAGAGCCGGCAACTTACAACATGTCACGGAAATGATGGCGAAAGGAGCAGACGTCGAAGGCAGAGACTCTTACAAGGTACGGCCGGTCCATATCGCTGCGGAACGAGGCCATTTGGACGTTCTTAGAGCGCTTATCGCACGGGGCTGTAGTGTGAATGCAAAGGCGTCGCACCCAGTGTTCAAGGAGCCAGAGCGAGATGTGACGCCGCTACATTTAGCAACAGGAATTGCCGACCCAGACGTCGCGCTCGCTTTAATATCTGCTGGCGCTAATGTTAACGCTAAAACTAGTTCAGGTACATCTCCACTGCAGCTTGCAGCAATACAGGGTCATTTGTCCGTAGTGAAGGCACTAGTTTCTGCAAATGCTAATGTGAATTCCGAGGACAGCGTAAAAGTCACCCCATTATGTGCTGCTGTGTCGCAGAATTTTGAAGACGTAGCTAAATTTCTTGTACAAAACGGTGCCATTGTAAATGCGAGACATTCAGACGGTTTGACACCTTTGCATATAGCAGCACAATATGGATATGTTAACATAGCAAAACTGCTGCTCCAGAACAAGGCCGAGATTAATGCAAAGCACGAAGAAGGCTTCACTGCATTGCATTTGGCCGTAGAAAACAGACATGGTGCAGTGAGTCAACTTTTGATTAACAGTGGAGCAGATGTGAATGCGAGAGACAAAGAGGGAGGCACACCTTTGCATAACGCAGCATACAGTGGATACCCAATAGAAACCGTCAGACTTTTGATTGAGAAAGGTGCTAGCGTGAATGCGAGGGACAAGGCAGGAAGAACACCTTTGCACCTTGCTGCAGAGAGCGATTTCACCGAGGCAGTAAGCATCCTGATCAGAAACAAAGCTTACGTCAATGTCATTGGCGATCAAATGACGCCGTTGCATGGCGCAGCTTGTAAGGGTAATCTAGACTCGATAAAAATTCTTATCGCCAGTGGTGCAGTAGTTGATCGGAGAACTCACAGGCAGAATACACCATTGCATTTCGCAGCGTACTTCTGGCATGCCGAAGTAGTTAAATACCTTTTGGAACAAGGAGCTGATGTTAACGCAACTGATGGCATAAACTGGACACCACTTCATTTTGCAGGCGAAGAGAGTTCTACTCAAATCCCTTTCCGCAATTCCAGACACAAGGGCGTAGAGGCGCAGGACTCTAAGCTGAATACCATGAAAGCTCTCATTGAATACGGAGCAGATGTAAATGCGAAGGGGACCAACTATGACGACACACCTCTGCATGTAGCTGTACGGAATGGCGATACAGCGTCTGCTAGATGCCTCTTACAGAATGGTGCATACTACGATGCGAAGTACAGATTTGCCAGCGGTAATGTGACAGCTTCAGAGATGGCTGCGACGAGAAGAaacgaaaatgtaaataatttactttGTGCTACCGAAAAGCTGTTTAAGGCTGTGAAAAGTGCGAAGTGTACTGAAATTGAGAAATGTGTAAAAGAAGCACCAGTGAACAGCGGAAGCATAAAGTATGGAACACCGCTTATGTATGCGTGTTGGAAAGGACATTTAGCTCTTTTTAATGTTTTGCTTAAAAATGGAGCTAGTATCAACTTGAGCAACAGTAATGGCATTACTCCTCTTCATTATGCAGCAAAATTTGGCCATCATGAAATATTGTGCATCTTATTGCAACATGGTGCAGTATACAATGCAAGAACCAAAACGGGCAAAAAAACACCACTAAATTTCGCTCAAGAAGAAGGAAAACAAGAAGTTACAGACACTCTAAAACTAATTGAGCGATTGTTTACCAGAATTGGCAGAAAGGATAACACAGTGCTGAAAGAGTTAAATGGATTAAAGAACAACAAATATGCTGAATTTCTTGCCATCATAAActgcaaaaatgcaaatgaagaaaCTCTGACACAAATAGCTTCAAAAAATGGGTATGAGGAACTCTGTAAATTGTTTTCTGACTTGTAA